Proteins co-encoded in one bacterium genomic window:
- a CDS encoding flagellin gives MGLRVNSNVASINAQRNLVNSTGNLQKSLQRLSSGLRITRAADDAAGLAISEGFRADIRSIAQARRNANDGISLLQVGEGALNEVSSILIRQRELAIQAANGTLGDAERDTLNDEFQDLISEIDRIAAVTSFNGATILESGAGVTFQIGVDATSNDRITINAVDARASTIGLGTVSSVSGFNFATISSVASAQAALSLIDSAISQVASLRASFGTVQNRLESSIRSLAVAQENTSAAESRIRDVDFASETAELTRNQVLQQAGISVLA, from the coding sequence ATGGGACTTCGAGTCAATTCGAACGTGGCGTCGATCAACGCCCAGCGAAACCTGGTCAACTCGACCGGGAATCTCCAGAAGAGCCTTCAGCGGCTGTCTTCCGGTCTCCGCATCACGCGGGCGGCGGACGACGCGGCAGGCCTCGCGATCTCGGAAGGGTTCCGAGCCGACATCCGCTCGATCGCGCAGGCGCGGCGGAACGCCAACGACGGCATCTCGCTGCTGCAGGTCGGTGAAGGCGCACTCAACGAGGTGAGCTCGATCCTGATCCGTCAGCGTGAGCTGGCGATTCAGGCGGCCAACGGGACCCTCGGCGACGCCGAGCGCGACACGCTGAACGACGAGTTCCAGGACCTGATCTCGGAGATCGACCGGATCGCTGCCGTCACGTCGTTCAACGGCGCGACGATTCTCGAGAGCGGAGCGGGCGTGACGTTCCAGATCGGCGTCGATGCAACGAGCAACGATCGGATCACGATCAACGCCGTCGATGCGCGCGCATCGACGATCGGTCTCGGGACCGTATCCAGCGTCTCGGGCTTCAACTTCGCCACGATCAGCTCGGTCGCGAGTGCGCAGGCCGCGCTCTCGTTGATCGACTCGGCGATCTCCCAGGTCGCCTCGCTTCGGGCGAGCTTCGGTACGGTGCAGAATCGGCTCGAGTCGTCGATCCGGTCGCTGGCGGTCGCGCAGGAGAACACGTCGGCCGCGGAATCGCGGATCCGCGACGTGGACTTCGCGAGTGAGACGGCGGAGCTGACCCGGAACCAGGTGCTCCAGCAGGCGGGCATCTCGGTCCTGGC
- a CDS encoding flagellin, with protein sequence MGLRVNANTASINAQRNLANTTVSLQKSLQRLSSGLRITRAADDAAGLAISEGFRADIRSLGQAQRNANDGISLLQVAEGALNEVSSILIRQRELAIQSANGTLGSSERTTLNNEVSDLSDEIDRIASVTSFNGTLVLSSTATISFQVGTENSADNRIDVTGVLANGSNIGISALSVSTVTAAQSALTILDAAISNVASLRAGFGTVQNRLESAIRSIAVAVENTSAAESRIRDVDFASETAELTRNQVLQQAGISVLAQANVSTQSALSLLG encoded by the coding sequence ATGGGACTTCGCGTAAACGCGAACACCGCTTCGATCAACGCGCAGAGAAATCTCGCGAACACGACGGTCAGTCTGCAGAAGAGTCTGCAGCGACTCTCTTCGGGTCTTCGGATCACGCGCGCGGCCGATGACGCCGCGGGCCTTGCCATCTCGGAGGGCTTTCGCGCCGACATCCGCAGCCTCGGTCAGGCCCAGCGGAACGCCAACGACGGCATCTCGCTTCTTCAGGTGGCAGAAGGCGCACTCAACGAGGTGAGCTCGATACTGATTCGTCAGCGTGAGCTGGCGATCCAGTCGGCCAACGGCACGCTCGGCTCTTCGGAGCGCACGACCCTGAACAACGAGGTCAGCGATCTCTCCGACGAGATCGACCGGATCGCTTCGGTCACCTCGTTCAACGGCACGCTCGTGCTCTCGAGCACCGCGACGATCTCGTTCCAGGTCGGAACCGAGAACTCCGCCGACAACCGGATCGACGTGACCGGTGTGCTCGCCAACGGCAGCAACATCGGCATCAGTGCCCTCAGCGTCTCGACCGTGACGGCGGCGCAGTCGGCGCTCACGATCCTGGACGCGGCGATCTCGAACGTCGCTTCGCTCCGCGCCGGCTTCGGTACGGTGCAGAACCGGCTCGAGTCCGCGATCCGATCGATCGCCGTCGCCGTCGAGAACACGTCGGCCGCGGAATCGCGGATTCGCGACGTGGACTTCGCGAGCGAGACGGCGGAGCTGACCCGGAACCAGGTGCTCCAGCAGGCGGGCATCTCCGTCCTGGCTCAGGCGAACGTCTCCACGCAGAGCGCGCTCTCGCTGCTCGGATAG
- a CDS encoding GNAT family N-acetyltransferase: MATTRKNAQPAPPDTPLDQGGWIALRADPEERITVGFSSIQERRHVLDWLNEGLRDGRPGRLVSEYPLLFERNASAIPVTLWSHTTPIAFCMLWAVTFRVGVHRLRTGMISLVYTDPGFRGRGHASDVVQAAIDEATALELGLLLLWSDVEALYSGLDFVEAGHESLLVIDAATVERALLTERPAPSLEIGCATPSDWLEIERLRGYRTCQLEFDPGELARSRSIPDLEVRVASDATGLRGFAMRGRGDDLVEVVHEWGGDADAALLCCQALLEANEPWNELFLMTPPAQDALSWSLRQAGAHRVRKRLAWMRVASPSALAADLSSMLPGVSGLAIEVEPTAGATPVRIRLRSAHGETRLDPRSLFDALFGCAGPEDPTELARALEPCLGRAALAHLPIPLFVWGLESI; encoded by the coding sequence GTGGCGACGACGCGAAAGAACGCACAGCCCGCGCCCCCCGACACCCCGCTGGATCAGGGGGGTTGGATCGCGTTGCGTGCGGATCCAGAAGAACGGATCACGGTCGGGTTCTCTTCGATCCAGGAGCGTCGGCACGTGCTCGACTGGCTGAACGAAGGCCTTCGGGACGGGCGTCCCGGAAGGCTGGTGAGCGAGTATCCGCTTCTCTTCGAGCGGAACGCGTCGGCCATCCCCGTGACGCTCTGGTCGCACACGACGCCGATCGCGTTCTGCATGCTCTGGGCCGTCACGTTCCGGGTCGGCGTGCACCGTCTGCGAACGGGCATGATCTCCCTCGTCTACACGGACCCCGGATTCCGCGGTCGTGGACATGCGAGCGACGTGGTGCAGGCCGCCATCGACGAGGCCACCGCCCTCGAGCTGGGACTCCTTCTTCTCTGGAGCGACGTCGAGGCCCTCTATTCCGGTCTTGACTTCGTGGAGGCAGGCCACGAATCGCTCCTCGTCATCGACGCTGCGACCGTCGAGCGCGCACTCCTCACCGAGCGCCCCGCGCCGAGTCTCGAGATCGGCTGCGCCACGCCGAGCGACTGGCTGGAGATCGAGCGGTTGCGGGGCTACCGGACGTGCCAGCTCGAGTTCGACCCGGGCGAGCTGGCTCGCTCGCGATCGATCCCGGATCTCGAGGTCCGGGTGGCCTCCGACGCGACGGGCCTCCGTGGCTTCGCCATGCGGGGACGCGGGGACGACCTCGTCGAGGTCGTACACGAATGGGGTGGCGATGCCGATGCGGCGCTTCTCTGTTGCCAGGCGCTCCTCGAGGCCAACGAGCCCTGGAACGAGCTCTTCCTGATGACGCCGCCCGCGCAGGACGCATTGTCGTGGTCGCTTCGTCAGGCAGGCGCGCATCGGGTCCGGAAGCGTCTCGCGTGGATGCGGGTCGCGTCGCCTTCGGCGCTGGCAGCGGATCTCTCGTCGATGCTCCCCGGCGTGAGCGGCCTCGCGATCGAGGTCGAGCCCACCGCAGGCGCAACGCCCGTCCGGATCCGACTCCGAAGCGCGCATGGCGAGACGCGCCTCGACCCCCGGTCCCTCTTCGACGCGCTCTTCGGGTGCGCCGGCCCGGAGGATCCGACCGAGCTCGCCCGCGCCCTCGAGCCCTGCCTCGGCCGAGCGGCCCTCGCGCACCTGCCGATTCCGCTGTTCGTCTGGGGCCTGGAGTCGATCTGA